Proteins encoded in a region of the Anopheles aquasalis chromosome 2, idAnoAquaMG_Q_19, whole genome shotgun sequence genome:
- the LOC126570036 gene encoding transmembrane protein 216-like: MGNPSLTYEILLYLNSFYFGMFATCELGMLTLKAVNLKYPDHILLRESSILVALCLVETIRIILGRRGSLSDHGWQVILSVFLTIPCGMGVGYLLFYQLHRLRLEYILCALMLSLQAAELFFAILFVFTLCRPPSYD; encoded by the exons ATGGGTAATCCTAGCCTAACGTACGAAATCCTGTTGTACCTTAACTCGTTCTACTTCGGGATGTTCGCTACCTGCGAACTCGGCATGCTCACCCTGAAGGCAGTAAATTTGAAGTACCCCGATCATATACTGTTACGTGAGTCGAGCATCCTGGTGGCGCTCTGCTTGGTCGAAACGATACGCATCATCCTCGGCCGAAGGGGCAGTCTCAGCGACCATG GCTGGCAAGTGATTCTATCCGTGTTTCTAACCATCCCCTGTGGCATGGGCGTAGGGTATCTACTGTTTTACCAGCTGCACCGGTTACGCCTGGAGTACATCCTATGTGCCTTAATGTTATCACTACAGGCAGCGGAACTGTTCTTTGCAATACTCTTCGTATTCACGCTATGCCGGCCGCCTTCCTACGATTAG